In one window of Pseudorasbora parva isolate DD20220531a chromosome 7, ASM2467924v1, whole genome shotgun sequence DNA:
- the LOC137083572 gene encoding neurexophilin 1 isoform X1, whose amino-acid sequence MMIASSVTHLMILFSLCDIRHANGNSPLTSRSLHMDSPKTTMKYPCADSDPLPESSPDVRDADPTLGLLSDKLRSCPEQELWDWAPDLTETPPSGQQSRKRLAVKRGKAKKMFGWGDFQCKVKSTSLNLFITGKIVDHGNGTFSVFFRYNTSGGGNVSIGLVPPSKAVEFDATTQQTVLPSVESRMFNCRVEHEKVERGTKSARCWYDPSHSCDQDQTHSHVSWLCSKPFKVICVYIYFYSLHYKLVQKVCPDYNYHSESPYLPSG is encoded by the coding sequence ATCAGACATGCCAATGGAAATAGTCCTCTGACCTCAAGGTCTCTACATATGGACAGCCCAAAGACGACAATGAAGTATCCATGTGCTGATTCTGACCCTTTGCCCGAATCGAGTCCTGATGTCCGTGACGCTGACCCCACCCTAGGCCTCTTGTCCGACAAACTCCGCTCATGTCCCGAGCAGGAGCTCTGGGACTGGGCCCCTGACCTCACAGAGACACCGCCATCCGGCCAACAGTCAAGGAAACGGCTCGCAGTGAAAAGAGGAAAAGCTAAGAAGATGTTCGGCTGGGGAGATTTCCAGTGCAAAGTGAAGTCCACAAGCCTCAACCTGTTCATCACAGGGAAGATCGTGGATCACGGCAACGGAACGTTTAGCGTGTTTTTCCGATACAACACCAGCGGAGGTGGAAACGTCTCCATTGGGCTGGTTCCTCCAAGCAAAGCGGTGGAATTTGATGCAACGACTCAACAAACTGTTCTGCCCTCGGTGGAGTCGAGGATGTTTAACTGCAGGGTGGAGCATGAGAAGGTGGAGAGAGGTACCAAAAGCGCACGCTGCTGGTATGACCCGTCTCATAGCTGCGACCAGGACCAGACTCACAGCCATGTCTCGTGGCTCTGCTCAAAGCCGTTCAAAGTCATTTGTGTCTACATATACTTCTACAGCCTGCACTATAAACTGGTGCAGAAAGTCTGTCCAGACTATAACTACCACAGCGAGTCTCCATACTTACCCTCTGGGTGA
- the LOC137083572 gene encoding neurexophilin 1 isoform X2, whose protein sequence is MDSPKTTMKYPCADSDPLPESSPDVRDADPTLGLLSDKLRSCPEQELWDWAPDLTETPPSGQQSRKRLAVKRGKAKKMFGWGDFQCKVKSTSLNLFITGKIVDHGNGTFSVFFRYNTSGGGNVSIGLVPPSKAVEFDATTQQTVLPSVESRMFNCRVEHEKVERGTKSARCWYDPSHSCDQDQTHSHVSWLCSKPFKVICVYIYFYSLHYKLVQKVCPDYNYHSESPYLPSG, encoded by the coding sequence ATGGACAGCCCAAAGACGACAATGAAGTATCCATGTGCTGATTCTGACCCTTTGCCCGAATCGAGTCCTGATGTCCGTGACGCTGACCCCACCCTAGGCCTCTTGTCCGACAAACTCCGCTCATGTCCCGAGCAGGAGCTCTGGGACTGGGCCCCTGACCTCACAGAGACACCGCCATCCGGCCAACAGTCAAGGAAACGGCTCGCAGTGAAAAGAGGAAAAGCTAAGAAGATGTTCGGCTGGGGAGATTTCCAGTGCAAAGTGAAGTCCACAAGCCTCAACCTGTTCATCACAGGGAAGATCGTGGATCACGGCAACGGAACGTTTAGCGTGTTTTTCCGATACAACACCAGCGGAGGTGGAAACGTCTCCATTGGGCTGGTTCCTCCAAGCAAAGCGGTGGAATTTGATGCAACGACTCAACAAACTGTTCTGCCCTCGGTGGAGTCGAGGATGTTTAACTGCAGGGTGGAGCATGAGAAGGTGGAGAGAGGTACCAAAAGCGCACGCTGCTGGTATGACCCGTCTCATAGCTGCGACCAGGACCAGACTCACAGCCATGTCTCGTGGCTCTGCTCAAAGCCGTTCAAAGTCATTTGTGTCTACATATACTTCTACAGCCTGCACTATAAACTGGTGCAGAAAGTCTGTCCAGACTATAACTACCACAGCGAGTCTCCATACTTACCCTCTGGGTGA